One stretch of Sulfuricurvum kujiense DSM 16994 DNA includes these proteins:
- a CDS encoding WGR domain-containing protein, translating into MQNSGNTIMKMTMTRSVKGRIRYYTIELIPNLFSEWMVVRTYGSIKKLKPTGVISEIYDSAETAAESMQSLICAKLKKGYTNRCALNNG; encoded by the coding sequence ATGCAAAATTCGGGAAACACGATTATGAAAATGACGATGACACGAAGCGTTAAGGGTAGGATACGGTATTACACGATTGAGCTAATTCCAAACCTCTTTTCTGAGTGGATGGTAGTCCGTACCTATGGTTCGATCAAGAAACTCAAGCCCACCGGAGTGATTAGTGAGATTTATGACAGTGCAGAAACTGCCGCTGAGTCGATGCAATCATTGATATGTGCCAAACTAAAAAAGGGATATACAAACCGATGCGCATTAAACAATGGATGA